Proteins co-encoded in one Salmo trutta unplaced genomic scaffold, fSalTru1.1, whole genome shotgun sequence genomic window:
- the LOC115185021 gene encoding uncharacterized protein LOC115185021 isoform X27: MVWIVFYHYSGNLSGVLSGVLSGVLSLLRCFIITQVFYHYSGVLSGVLSGVLSGVLSLLRCFIITQVFYQVFYQVFYQVFYHYSGVLSGVLSLLRCFIITQVFYHYSGVLSGVLSLLRCFIITQVFYQVFYHYSGVLSLLRCFIITQVFYHYAGVLSLLRCFIRCFIITQVFYHYSGVLSGVLSLLRCFIITQVFYQVFYQVFYQVFYHYSGVLSGVLSLLRCFIITQVFYHYSGVLSGVLSGVLSLLRCFIRCFIITQVFYHYSGVLSLLRCFIRCFIITQVFYHYSGVLSGVLSLLRCFIRCFIITQVFYHYSGVLSGVLSGVLSLLI, encoded by the exons ATGGTGTGGATTGTATTTTATCATTACTCAGGTAATTTATCAGGTGTTTTATCAGGTGTTTTATCAG GTGTTTTATCATTACTCAGGTGTTTTATCATTACTCAGGTGTTTTATCATTACTCAGGTGTTTTATCAGGTGTTTTATCAGGTGTTTTATCAGGTGTTTTATCATTACTCAGGTGTTTTATCATTACTCAGGTGTTTTATCAGGTGTTTTATCAGGTGTTTTATCAGGTGTTTTATCATTACTCAGGTGTTTTATCAG GTGTTTTATCATTACTCAGGTGTTTTATCATTACTCAGGTGTTTTATCATTACTCAGGTGTTTTATCAGGTGTTTTATCATTACTCAGGTGTTTTATCATTACTCAGGTGTTTTATCAGGTGTTTTATCATTACTCAGGTGTTTTATCATTACTCAGGTGTTTTATCATTACTCAGGTGTTTTATCATTATGCAGGTGTTTTATCATTACTCAGGTGTTTTATCAGGTGTTTTATCATTACTCAG GTGTTTTATCATTACTCAGGTGTTTTATCAGGTGTTTTATCATTACTCAGGTGTTTTATCATTACTCAGGTGTTTTATCAGGTGTTTTATCAGGTGTTTTATCAGGTGTTTTATCATTACTCAGGTGTTTTATCAGGTGTTTTATCATTACTCAG GTGTTTTATCATTACTCAGGTGTTTTATCATTACTCAGGTGTTTTATCAG GTGTTTTATCAGGTGTTTTATCATTACTCAGGTGTTTTATCAGGTGTTTTATCATTACTCAG GTGTTTTATCATTACTCAG GTGTTTTATCATTACTCAGGTGTTTTATCAGGTGTTTTATCATTACTCAG GTGTTTTATCATTACTCAGGTGTTTTATCAGGTGTTTTATCATTACTCAGGTGTTTTATCAGGTGTTTTATCATTACTCAG GTGTTTTATCATTACTCAG GTGTTTTATCAGGTGTTTTATCAGGTGTTTTATCATTACTCATATag
- the LOC115185021 gene encoding uncharacterized protein LOC115185021 isoform X6, with amino-acid sequence MVWIVFYHYSGNLSGVLSGVLSGVLSLLRCFIITQVFYHYSGVLSGVLSGVLSGVLSLLRCFIITQVFYQVFYQVFYQVFYHYSGVLSGVLSLLRCFIITQVFYHYSGVLSGVLSLLRCFIITQVFYQVFYHYSGVLSLLRCFIITQVFYHYAGVLSLLRCFIRCFIITQVFYHYSGVLSGVLSLLRCFIITQVFYQVFYQVFYQVFYHYSGVLSGVLSLLRCFIRCFIITQVFYQVFYHYSGVLSGVLSLLRCFIITQVFYQVFYHYSGVLSGVLSLLRCFIRCFIITQVFYQVFYHYSGVLSLLRCFIRCFIITQVFYQVFYHYSGVLSLLRCFIRCFIRCFIITHIDSE; translated from the exons ATGGTGTGGATTGTATTTTATCATTACTCAGGTAATTTATCAGGTGTTTTATCAGGTGTTTTATCAG GTGTTTTATCATTACTCAGGTGTTTTATCATTACTCAGGTGTTTTATCATTACTCAGGTGTTTTATCAGGTGTTTTATCAGGTGTTTTATCAGGTGTTTTATCATTACTCAGGTGTTTTATCATTACTCAGGTGTTTTATCAGGTGTTTTATCAGGTGTTTTATCAGGTGTTTTATCATTACTCAGGTGTTTTATCAG GTGTTTTATCATTACTCAGGTGTTTTATCATTACTCAGGTGTTTTATCATTACTCAGGTGTTTTATCAGGTGTTTTATCATTACTCAGGTGTTTTATCATTACTCAGGTGTTTTATCAGGTGTTTTATCATTACTCAGGTGTTTTATCATTACTCAGGTGTTTTATCATTACTCAGGTGTTTTATCATTATGCAGGTGTTTTATCATTACTCAGGTGTTTTATCAGGTGTTTTATCATTACTCAG GTGTTTTATCATTACTCAGGTGTTTTATCAGGTGTTTTATCATTACTCAGGTGTTTTATCATTACTCAGGTGTTTTATCAGGTGTTTTATCAGGTGTTTTATCAGGTGTTTTATCATTACTCAGGTGTTTTATCAGGTGTTTTATCATTACTCAGGTGTTTTATCAGGTGTTTTATCATTACTCAG GTGTTTTATCAGGTGTTTTATCATTACTCAGGTGTTTTATCAGGTGTTTTATCATTACTCAG GTGTTTTATCATTACTCAGGTGTTTTATCAGGTGTTTTATCATTACTCAG GTGTTTTATCAGGTGTTTTATCATTACTCAGGTGTTTTATCAGGTGTTTTATCATTACTCAGGTGTTTTATCAGGTGTTTTATCATTACTCAGGTGTTTTATCATTACTCAGGTGTTTTATCAGGTGTTTTATCATTACTCAGGTGTTTTATCAGGTGTTTTATCATTACTCAG GTGTTTTATCATTACTCAG GTGTTTTATCAGGTGTTTTATCAGGTGTTTTATCATTACTCATATagactctgaatag
- the LOC115185021 gene encoding uncharacterized protein LOC115185021 isoform X10 codes for MVWIVFYHYSGNLSGVLSGVLSGVLSLLRCFIITQVFYHYSGVLSGVLSGVLSGVLSLLRCFIITQVFYHYSGVLSGVLSLLRCFIITQVFYHYSGVLSGVLSLLRCFIITQVFYQVFYHYSGVLSLLRCFIITQVFYHYAGVLSLLRCFIRCFIITQVFYHYSGVLSGVLSLLRCFIITQVFYQVFYQVFYQVFYHYSGVLSGVLSLLRCFIITQVFYHYSGVLSGVLSGVLSLLRCFIRCFIITQVFYHYSGVLSGVLSLLRCFIRCFIITQVFYQVFYHYSGVLSGVLSLLRCFIITQVFYQVFYHYSGVLSGVLSLLRCFIITQVFYQVFYQVFYHYSYRL; via the exons ATGGTGTGGATTGTATTTTATCATTACTCAGGTAATTTATCAGGTGTTTTATCAGGTGTTTTATCAG GTGTTTTATCATTACTCAGGTGTTTTATCATTACTCAGGTGTTTTATCATTACTCAGGTGTTTTATCAGGTGTTTTATCAGGTGTTTTATCAGGTGTTTTATCATTACTCAGGTGTTTTATCATTACTCAG GTGTTTTATCATTACTCAGGTGTTTTATCAG GTGTTTTATCATTACTCAGGTGTTTTATCATTACTCAGGTGTTTTATCATTACTCAGGTGTTTTATCAGGTGTTTTATCATTACTCAGGTGTTTTATCATTACTCAGGTGTTTTATCAGGTGTTTTATCATTACTCAGGTGTTTTATCATTACTCAGGTGTTTTATCATTACTCAGGTGTTTTATCATTATGCAGGTGTTTTATCATTACTCAGGTGTTTTATCAGGTGTTTTATCATTACTCAG GTGTTTTATCATTACTCAGGTGTTTTATCAGGTGTTTTATCATTACTCAGGTGTTTTATCATTACTCAGGTGTTTTATCAGGTGTTTTATCAGGTGTTTTATCAGGTGTTTTATCATTACTCAGGTGTTTTATCAGGTGTTTTATCATTACTCAG GTGTTTTATCATTACTCAGGTGTTTTATCATTACTCAGGTGTTTTATCAG GTGTTTTATCAGGTGTTTTATCATTACTCAGGTGTTTTATCAGGTGTTTTATCATTACTCAG GTGTTTTATCATTACTCAGGTGTTTTATCAGGTGTTTTATCATTACTCAG GTGTTTTATCAGGTGTTTTATCATTACTCAGGTGTTTTATCAGGTGTTTTATCATTACTCAGGTGTTTTATCAGGTGTTTTATCATTACTCAGGTGTTTTATCATTACTCAGGTGTTTTATCAGGTGTTTTATCATTACTCAGGTGTTTTATCAGGTGTTTTATCATTACTCAG GTGTTTTATCATTACTCAG GTGTTTTATCAGGTGTTTTATCAGGTGTTTTATCATTACTCATATagactctga
- the LOC115185021 gene encoding uncharacterized protein LOC115185021 isoform X12: MVWIVFYHYSGNLSGVLSGVLSGVLSLLRCFIITQVFYHYSGVLSGVLSGVLSGVLSLLRCFIITQVFYQVFYQVFYQVFYHYSGVLSGVLSLLRCFIITQVFYHYSGVLSGVLSLLRCFIITQVFYQVFYHYSGVLSLLRCFIITQVFYHYAGVLSLLRCFIRCFIITQVFYHYSGVLSGVLSLLRCFIITQVFYQVFYQVFYQVFYHYSGVLSGVLSLLRCFIITQVFYHYSGVLSGVLSGVLSLLRCFIRCFIITQVFYHYSGVLSLLRCFIRCFIITQVFYQVFYHYSGVLSLLRCFIRCFIITQVFYQVFYHYSGVLSLLRCFIRCFIRCFIITHIDSE, from the exons ATGGTGTGGATTGTATTTTATCATTACTCAGGTAATTTATCAGGTGTTTTATCAGGTGTTTTATCAG GTGTTTTATCATTACTCAGGTGTTTTATCATTACTCAGGTGTTTTATCATTACTCAGGTGTTTTATCAGGTGTTTTATCAGGTGTTTTATCAGGTGTTTTATCATTACTCAGGTGTTTTATCATTACTCAGGTGTTTTATCAGGTGTTTTATCAGGTGTTTTATCAGGTGTTTTATCATTACTCAGGTGTTTTATCAG GTGTTTTATCATTACTCAGGTGTTTTATCATTACTCAGGTGTTTTATCATTACTCAGGTGTTTTATCAGGTGTTTTATCATTACTCAGGTGTTTTATCATTACTCAGGTGTTTTATCAGGTGTTTTATCATTACTCAGGTGTTTTATCATTACTCAGGTGTTTTATCATTACTCAGGTGTTTTATCATTATGCAGGTGTTTTATCATTACTCAGGTGTTTTATCAGGTGTTTTATCATTACTCAG GTGTTTTATCATTACTCAGGTGTTTTATCAGGTGTTTTATCATTACTCAGGTGTTTTATCATTACTCAGGTGTTTTATCAGGTGTTTTATCAGGTGTTTTATCAGGTGTTTTATCATTACTCAGGTGTTTTATCAGGTGTTTTATCATTACTCAG GTGTTTTATCATTACTCAGGTGTTTTATCATTACTCAGGTGTTTTATCAG GTGTTTTATCAGGTGTTTTATCATTACTCAGGTGTTTTATCAGGTGTTTTATCATTACTCAG GTGTTTTATCATTACTCAG GTGTTTTATCATTACTCAGGTGTTTTATCAGGTGTTTTATCATTACTCAGGTGTTTTATCAGGTGTTTTATCATTACTCAGGTGTTTTATCATTACTCAGGTGTTTTATCAGGTGTTTTATCATTACTCAGGTGTTTTATCAGGTGTTTTATCATTACTCAG GTGTTTTATCATTACTCAG GTGTTTTATCAGGTGTTTTATCAGGTGTTTTATCATTACTCATATagactctgaatag